One genomic window of Gossypium hirsutum isolate 1008001.06 chromosome D11, Gossypium_hirsutum_v2.1, whole genome shotgun sequence includes the following:
- the LOC107913666 gene encoding uncharacterized protein, whose amino-acid sequence MDLLNHILCSSSWLCFPDLSSSKLLRALLPVFFSRLSPTNLGTLSLIKSPLVFNNDGLNLQRSFFHPKSQKITSSAPCGHRMRRSIGFLHKNDSLEVCIFFNSFRISNVVDQGANVTVICWGTCFARVHSQKMWLTDSSSSPPSGHKASYLSLRPFKLLKIGKKLFLILYRVIRTLLGIFRL is encoded by the exons ATGGACCTGTTAAATCACATCCTCTGTTCTTCGTCTTGGCTTTGTTTCCCCGATCTGTCATCTTCTAAGTTACTCAGAGCTTTGTTACCTGTCTTCTTCTCCAGACTTAGTCCAACAAACCTCGGCACACTTTCTCTAATCAAGTCTCCTTTGGTTTTTAATAACGATGGGTTGAACCTCCAACGGAGTTTCTTCCAcccaaaaagtcaaaaaataacTTCCTCAGCCCCATGTGGCCATCGCATGCGCCGTTCCATTGGCTTTTTACA CAAAAATGACTCATTAGAGGTATGTATATTCTTCAACAGTTTTCGGATCTCTAATGTTGTGGATCAG GGCGCCAATGTCACTGTTATTTGCTGGGGGACTTGTTTTGCGAGGGTGCATTCTCAAAAGATGTGGCTTACAGactcatcttcttctccaccaaGTGGGCATAAAGCATCATATCTCAGTCTACGGccttttaaattacttaaaataggaaagaaattatttttaattctctATAGAGTAATACGAACATTATTGGGAATTTTTAGACtctaa